A segment of the Zingiber officinale cultivar Zhangliang chromosome 8B, Zo_v1.1, whole genome shotgun sequence genome:
CAGAGTTAGATCGGATTGCAGCTCTTTGATAGAGATCGGACGGGTTTAAGAGGAGTTTACCGTGGGTAAGGTGACCCCTTGATCGGCTTCTGCCCGTACTTGCGCCACGAGAATTCGTCCGGCGGGATGTCCGCCGCCTTCGAGCTTATCGCCGGCACACGTATTGTCCTCTTCACTCGCAATTTCCTGCTTTAAAAGATACATAATTGAACTGGAGATCGATGTGTAAGGATTTGCTTAGCCTCTGTTTGTTGAATTCTTTACCTTCGTTTGGAGCAGTGGCAGGGGTCGCCGGAGACGGCGTACTTTCCGTCGACTTGCCCGGAGTGAGAGTGTTCGTTACCGTGCTCAAGGCAAATCCGCTTGAGCGAAGACGAGGGCGGCGGCTTCCTGGTAGAAACAGAGGCGGTTGGAAGAGGGAAGAGGAGGGAAGCGCTGTCGCGCTGGCCGCGGCCTTTGGAGACGCTGCCATCGCCTGTTACGGACGACACGAAGGAGGACGTCGCGGAAGACATCGGCGTCGAGATGCTAAACCGCTCCTTCTCCCCGTACTGACCGAGCGGCGAGGCTTCCCCGCCGGCCTCCGACTCGGTGAAGTCGAGAGTCAATCCTCGGGGAGGAAGCGCGTGCTGAGGTGTCTTGACGGGCCGGAGCGGCATGGGGGCCAGGGACAGCGTCTTCCCAGCCGCCTCTAGGATCGAAGACTTCCCGGCCGACGAAGGGCCGCGGCGGAAGCGGGCGTGGCCGGTGCGGTTGAGGATGGAGATGACTTTCTTGAACTTGGAAACGGCCGCATCGGTGATTCCCCGGCAGTCgacctgctgctgctgctgctgaccgGAGAGTTGCCGGATGAGGTTCTCCACGGAGCGCAGCCCCGCAGTGGCCGCCTCTTGGATTGCCATCTGGTCGTCCATCTTGGCGTATCCCATCAGACCAACGTCCATGATTCGCCTTCCAAGCCAGCATCCAAGTGAAGAGATTAACGAAGGCGGGCAGGAGGATTCTTTATAGCACCTTCGAATCTACCCCGACGGAGGAGGAAGACGACCACCCGTTTAATTGGAGTCAAAGCCACTTTTTTCTCGTGATGGGATTTTATCCCTAATCGGAACGACATTACTTTTCCCTGAACGGCTAGATCTCTTTATCCTACCCAAATACCCACTTGCTTACCGTGATCATGATTCGATGCTAAATGGCAAAAGTGGATAGAGAGCAGCTGTATCGTTGACCATGGATGGATTGGTGGTGAATTCGATTTATTATTAGATTTATTAATGCGGCAGAGCGCCAATATTAATTGGATTCGGTAGACGTGACATCGCATGTTGTAGTGGGTGTTGGAGGAGGGAGGACTTTTGCGGGCAAAGTAAAGGCCGCCGCGAGTCAGTGACAGTGGGTGCGTTCTCACTTCTCAGTGGCCCACCCGTCAAGAGCCAAACG
Coding sequences within it:
- the LOC122015522 gene encoding WRKY transcription factor WRKY51-like: MDVGLMGYAKMDDQMAIQEAATAGLRSVENLIRQLSGQQQQQQVDCRGITDAAVSKFKKVISILNRTGHARFRRGPSSAGKSSILEAAGKTLSLAPMPLRPVKTPQHALPPRGLTLDFTESEAGGEASPLGQYGEKERFSISTPMSSATSSFVSSVTGDGSVSKGRGQRDSASLLFPLPTASVSTRKPPPSSSLKRICLEHGNEHSHSGQVDGKYAVSGDPCHCSKRRKLRVKRTIRVPAISSKAADIPPDEFSWRKYGQKPIKGSPYPRGYYKCSSLRGCPARKHVERALDDSSILIVTYEGEHSHTPTDGTAVAG